A region from the Oceanidesulfovibrio marinus genome encodes:
- a CDS encoding glutamate synthase, with protein MVTLDASALAKRELNKKIKSCMASGEAEILVEHPGSVHNLGTALKGEATITVDGSTGFYTGGFLEGPRLVIKGNTGWYTGDNMLCGEIIVEKNAGSNCAPSTIGGTIVVRGNTGGRAGLGMKGGDLVICGSTGRWCGQMTMGGRIVVLGEVGQGLGESMYRGLIHVRDPQAEEKLGGNVEFHPISEQEAESLNMLFEKYAIDADASEFMSLRPMTSGRHHYTLFNPKIEKAEA; from the coding sequence ATGGTCACTCTAGACGCCTCCGCGTTGGCGAAACGCGAGCTCAATAAAAAGATCAAGTCGTGCATGGCCTCGGGAGAAGCCGAGATTCTGGTGGAGCATCCGGGCTCGGTCCACAACCTGGGTACCGCCTTGAAAGGCGAGGCCACCATTACGGTGGACGGCTCCACTGGATTTTATACCGGCGGTTTTCTGGAAGGGCCGCGCCTGGTCATCAAAGGCAACACGGGTTGGTACACCGGCGACAACATGCTCTGTGGCGAGATCATCGTGGAGAAGAACGCCGGCAGCAACTGTGCGCCTTCCACCATTGGCGGAACCATCGTAGTCCGCGGGAACACGGGCGGGCGCGCCGGCCTGGGCATGAAGGGCGGCGACCTGGTCATTTGCGGTTCCACCGGACGCTGGTGCGGCCAGATGACCATGGGCGGGCGCATTGTGGTGCTGGGCGAGGTCGGGCAGGGGCTCGGCGAGTCCATGTACCGCGGTCTGATCCACGTGCGCGACCCGCAGGCCGAAGAAAAACTGGGCGGCAACGTGGAGTTCCATCCCATATCAGAGCAGGAGGCCGAGAGCCTGAACATGCTCTTTGAGAAATACGCCATCGATGCCGACGCTTCGGAGTTCATGTCCCTACGGCCCATGACCAGCGGGCGGCACCACTATACCTTGTTCAACCCCAAGATTGAAAAGGCGGAAGCCTGA
- a CDS encoding FMN-binding glutamate synthase family protein has translation MTEQAKNKPAVVKERPHSTWSKEVLSDIRWKAENGTHRIRGCGTPRPFPTFDDITVLPSQLTRMSVDTYREPCETRTTLGGRYCSEPLVVETPILISGMSYGALSKEAKIALAKATQLVGTSINNGEGGLLPEERAESYKQVVQILPSRMGFSLRSIEVADALEIIIGIGAKPGLSGHLMGSKISKEVAAFRQIPEGIDLHSHPRHGDIFGADDLVIKMEQLREVTDNRIPIFLKLAAGRVREDVKIAVKAGVDGVVVDGAQGGTGAAPVVAADNMGIPTLPALVQAARALEEMGVKDEVSLIVSGGIKSGADVAKALALGADAVALGQSVMVAMGCTVCQRCQSGRCAFGIGTQDPELRARLDVDEAAQRVANYIKAMTHEAIILAKAAGKTKLRNLEREDLRSLTLESCAVTGVPLMGTDFTFTEPFGFF, from the coding sequence ATGACAGAGCAAGCAAAAAACAAACCCGCAGTGGTTAAAGAAAGGCCCCATTCCACCTGGAGCAAAGAGGTGCTTTCGGACATCCGCTGGAAGGCGGAGAATGGTACGCACCGCATCCGCGGCTGTGGAACCCCGCGGCCTTTTCCCACCTTCGACGACATAACCGTGCTGCCTTCGCAGCTGACCCGCATGTCCGTGGATACCTACCGCGAACCTTGCGAGACGCGCACCACGCTGGGAGGTCGCTACTGTTCCGAGCCGCTGGTGGTGGAAACCCCCATTCTGATTTCCGGAATGAGCTACGGCGCGCTTTCCAAGGAGGCCAAGATCGCCCTGGCCAAAGCCACACAACTTGTGGGCACGTCCATCAACAACGGCGAGGGCGGACTGCTCCCCGAAGAGCGCGCCGAATCCTACAAACAGGTAGTGCAGATTCTGCCCAGCCGCATGGGCTTTTCCCTGCGCTCCATCGAGGTGGCCGATGCGCTGGAGATCATCATCGGCATCGGCGCCAAGCCGGGTCTTTCCGGACACCTGATGGGCTCCAAGATCAGCAAGGAAGTGGCGGCATTCCGGCAAATTCCCGAAGGCATAGATCTGCACAGCCATCCGCGCCACGGCGATATTTTCGGAGCCGATGATCTGGTCATCAAGATGGAGCAGCTCCGGGAAGTCACGGACAACCGCATCCCGATTTTCCTCAAGCTGGCGGCCGGACGCGTCCGCGAAGACGTCAAGATAGCGGTCAAGGCCGGTGTGGACGGCGTGGTGGTGGACGGCGCGCAAGGCGGCACAGGCGCGGCGCCCGTGGTGGCTGCGGACAACATGGGCATCCCCACGCTGCCGGCCCTGGTGCAGGCCGCACGCGCGCTGGAGGAAATGGGGGTGAAGGATGAAGTCTCCCTGATCGTTTCCGGCGGCATAAAAAGCGGCGCCGACGTGGCCAAAGCCCTGGCGCTGGGTGCGGACGCCGTGGCTCTGGGCCAGTCCGTCATGGTGGCCATGGGTTGTACCGTGTGCCAGCGCTGCCAGAGCGGTCGGTGCGCCTTTGGTATCGGCACCCAGGACCCGGAGCTGCGCGCACGCCTGGACGTGGATGAAGCAGCCCAGCGCGTAGCTAATTACATCAAGGCCATGACCCATGAGGCTATTATTCTGGCCAAAGCCGCGGGCAAGACCAAGCTCCGCAACCTGGAGCGCGAAGACCTGCGCTCCCTGACCCTGGAGTCCTGCGCCGTTACCGGCGTGCCCCTGATGGGTACGGACTTCACCTTCACCGAACCGTTCGGGTTTTTCTAG